The genomic stretch GGCGAGCCGGTTCACTGCTGCGTGCATTTCCTCAGCAATATTCCATGCtccacgacggcggcgcgggctgcaggTCCTCATATACTGCTGTGTCGAAACTGCTGTGAGCACCCCCGGACGCATGCGCTGGGAGGTTCTAGATCAGCACTGCGCCTTATCTCTTCCTATCAGTGATTGGCACTCAGCAGTGGAAATTCATACCGGTGTGCCGTCGATTTCTTCCGCAGCCCTCGGGCGTGGATGGAACACGGGAGGAAAACTCCCCTTTGACTGACTTATCTTCGGCTTCACAACTGACTCCGGCTGAGCCGcactggcgcctgcgtcactgggtgctgccgccgcactggcgcctgcgtcactgggtgctgccgccgcactggcgcctgcgtcactgggtgctgccgccgcactggcgcctgcgtcactgggtgctgccgccgcactggCACCTGCGTCACCGGCGGCTGCACCTTTGCGTTTCGTCTTGCTGCGTGGTGCCGCCGcactggcgcctgcgtcactgggtgctgccgccgcactggcgcctgcgtcactgggtgctgccgccgcactggcgcctgcgtcactgggtgctgccgccgcactggcgcctgcgtcactgggtgctgccgccgcactggCACCTGCGTCACCGGCGGCTGCACCTTTGCGTTTCGTCTTGCTGCGTGGTGCCGCCGcactggcgcctgcgtcactgggtgctgccgccgcactggcgcctgcgtcactgggtgctgccgccgcactggcgcctgcgtcactgggtgctgccgccgcactggCACCTGCGTCACCGGCGGCTGCACCTTTGCGTTTCGTCTTGCTGCGTGGTGCCGCCGcactggcgcctgcgtcactgggtgctgccgccgcactggcgcctgcgtcactgggtgctgccgccgcactggcgcctgcgtcactgggtgctgccgccgcactggcgcctgcgtcactgggtgctgccgccgcactggCACCTGCGTCACCGGCGGCTGCACCTTTGCGTTTCGTCTTGCTGCGTGGTGCCGCCGCACTGGCGCCTGAGTCACTgggtgctgcagccgcactgGTGCCTGCGTCACTAGTTCCTGCCGCCGCAGTGGCTCCTGCGTCACCGGCGGCTGCACCTTTGCGTTTCGTCTTGCTGCGTGGTGCCGCCCCACTGGCGCCTGAGTCACTgggtgctgcagccgcactgGCGCCTGAGTCACTAGTtcctgccgccgcactgGCTCCTGCGTCACCGGATGCTGTCGCTTTGGGTTTCGACTTGGTGCGTGGTCTGGCACTGAGAGCTGCGTTGAGAGGTGAAGGAACACCTCTCGACGCACTGGAAGCTGCTGCATCGGCATCGGGTGCAGAAGGACCAGACGCTACGGGTGATTGTGGGGCCCTGGCACCAgcttctgcggcttcctcttttgcggcagcggcagcctgcGCGCCAGAACAAGACAAAGAAGAGGAATACTGAACTGACAGACGACACACTTGTTAACCGACCTGCAACCTGAGAAAGGCAAACGACTTCGCTTTGATGGCGCCATCCACACGAGCGGAGCGAACGACGTACTTTCGAACAGAGGAGAAAAATCTTGAGGCATTTGCCCCAGGGACATCATGCAACACATACATCCTGTACAGCGACCTCCcatgtatagatatatgcGCCACACGCAAGAGGCTAGCACTGCGTCTGAAGAACAAACCGTGGTTACACATTGAGCTCCGAACGCGGAAGACATTATATATCGTGCTTACGTTCGCAGCTTCCTGGAACTCCTTGGCATACTGAAGAGCGCACAACACACACAGGGGTCCTGGCAGGCGTACGATATATAAGCAAAAGAGGCTCACCAACGCACGGAATCTTCTAAACAACACACTGAAACACCACCTGTGCGCGGTTTGTCCTGGCAGCAAGCACACGGAAATGCTATCGTCCGCACGTCTTCCAACGCTAGATGCGGGACGGTCCGAATACAGCGATGCTCGTAACAAATTTACGCTGCTGGAGGCAGGCAATTCCTAACAGAACTAACTGAAAACGTAATCTAAAAGCGCAAACGATTTCTTCTGGGCGCTATAGAAAATTTTCGTAAGCTATTTGTGAGTGCACGTACCTTGACCCGGATGACTATCGTCTCAACTTCGGGCACTTGGATAAGTGGAGGCAGCAACTTCCACAGACTCAATCCTTGTAGGGCCGAGATGGCATTTTTCGGCGTTCCGACTGGCGTCGTGACCTTAGTGGCAGTCGCCGCCCCATGTTCAATAACTATTTTCAGAACTAAGGGCTTATCCTCCTCTGCTCCCGCGATCACCTCACTGACAGAATGGCCTCCGCTAGTCAGAAGCTGCGCAAGTGTCCTGGGGTCACTCGGGTTGATTGTGGTCATCGCGATGGTAAACTGAGCCCCCTTCAACGGCACGAAGGTCAACCCGCCGCTCTTGATCTGAAAGGCAAAGAAACTCAAGATCGCAGGCAGCTATGTCTTACAAACACCATGAACGCATCGCTACATGCTCACTCGGGTAGAGTTCATGGTTCCTGGGCAGCACAAGGAGGACACCTATGCTGTTCCACGGTTTTCAGTCGTTCTTCAAACTTTCACCACCCTCCCTGAGGCACAAGCACGTAGCTCACCATGATTGATCCGGTCTCGGGTTTCTCCTGAACGTCCAGGTTCTGTACAGACGCTGGCGAAATGCCAAAGAATTTCAAGACCTGTTCAACCGGCATGGACTTCTGGGAAGGCAGAATGGGAATTACGAATTCCGTCTTCGGAACGCCGCCAACCCCTCCTACAGAACCTCGAAGCATGGAGTTGCGAGGCAGCTCGACGGATGGCTGGCGAAGCAAGGGAAGGCGCATGCCAGTGGGTGACAAATATGCTGGAGGCGCACTCGGGACAGGTGGACCACCAGCCCCTCCGGCTACGTCCGCGCCAGCTCCTCCGGGTCCGTAGACCCCACCAGCTCCTACTCCACCAGTAGGGAACATTCCCTGTAGCCAGGGACCGGGTTGAGGAACTTGGCCTGGAGGGTAGAGCTGTTGGGGGTTTTGCGGCGGAATGAGTTTCGTTTCGATGTTGAGTGAGGCGCCCGGCGGGAGATTCGCCAGTGAGTGCAGTTGACGCAGGAAGTTAAGCACAACGGACACTCCAGGCTCGCCATGTTTATCGGAAATCGCTTGCAGCCATGGGAAAAGGTCGTGAGGAAGGACGCCCCGCACCGGCTGCTGCCCCGCACCCGGAGTGACGGAAATCTCGACATCTTGGGCGAGAGGCTGTCCATGTCCTCCGGGAAGGCTGAAGAGCTGTGAAAAgtctcgaggcgctgcagcaggagctCCGTAGTTGTGGCCGTTGATAACAATATTCGGTCCGTGCCCGCGAGGCACCGCCGTGAAGCCTGGAGCCGCCGTTGCCATAACATACAGACTGTGAGAGTTCTGGAAGTCGGTGACCCCACAGTGGTGCAGCAGATGCCCAACCGTGGCAAAGAGGAGTTGGCCAGCGGTCATTGGAGCCGGGCAGCGGATGGAATCGACGACGAGGTCTCCAATGACGCCGTTCGGATCAGCGATGCCAACTGAATTCTTCATCCACTCCACGAGGCCTCGGACATGCGCGTCCAGTCTCGTGACCTGCTCGTGGTACGACGGGCCTCCAAGTGACGCGATTCCGTAGATCTGCGAAGACCAGAAAGGCACCAGGGAGCTGCCACTATGTTCAACAGCCTTGGCGCCGGCTCGCTCTGGACGACCGTTGAGAAGCGTGCATGAGAAAACCGAAAAAACGCATGTCAAAAAGACTACCTTCATATGCTACGATGTGTATCGCGCGGTACTACGCGAACGTAACACCGTTGTTTCCGAAACGTGTCCCAGGCAGGAGGCACGTACCGCGTGCGCCATGCCCTCGTCCAGGAAATCGGACTACCACTACATTATTCTCGTTCATCCCATCCCGATTCCCCTACTCTGGAAAAAGTAACGCCGAAAAATATGTCGACATTTTGATGCATGCCGGGGCTGAGCTTACGTCGTATGTGGGGGTGTGTCGCGTAGtctggagagacgcaggacACAAGCCAAAACGCAGGAAGATCAGATTTTCTCATGGCACCCTGGTGCCGCTGCTCTGCCGACTCTAGCGATTCATGTGGGCATATTTCTAGGTCGCTACAACATCACTGGCGTGAACGTATCGGCCTGGTTAAAAAGTGCGACTTCTgttctctccgctgcctcaCACGTATTCACATCTGGGGGGCTGTCATCCGCGTGACGCCATTCCGCGAGAGCACTTACGAAAACCATGTACGGATggtgcagctgcttctcgacCTCTCCCATGGGCATGTCGTCGGGGAAAGTCCCTGGCATTCCTGGCCGCCACGCCGCATGCCCTCCGGATTGCCCTCCGGGTCCGATTGCTCCTTCAGGGACAGCGAAATCGAAGTCAGTGGTGGAGGACTGCCCTGGCGCAGGTTTGCCGCCGATGTGCTGCGGGATTCCTGGAATTTTCAACCCTTCGGGGCTGCGAAGCTGATCTCCCACTCGCCTCACGAACTCTTTGTACGAGGTATCCGGGCTCATGTGCAAGGACTTCATAAGGTCACCGAGGCTTCCACCTCGGAACACCTGCGCGACAGACAGACGGCCCCCGCACTCCACAGTACAGCGAAATGGAGCAGCGAAACGAGAGAGGTCGGACCTCAAGACTTGTACGAGGAATGCGAGAAACGCTAGATTGCAAGGGTAAGCAAAACGGCATCACTGGTTCGAGCCGCAGCTCCAGAAagcagagaagcgagaggagcgaCGATTCTTCTTCGGCAGTCAATTTCAAAGATGCGATTAGAGACCGTTCGTTGACTTACTCCAGGATGGAACCCTTTGCCGCCACTCGCCGGCTGAATACATGCACGCACGCAGGCAGAAAAGGAAGGCGGTGTTCACGGGGAATTTGCGGGCTTTGACAGTGACGCGGCGCAAGGATAAGCCGTAACGCTTTCACTTCCGGAATGAAGTGAAAATATACGGGGTCACTGCAGTCGTATTTCTGGGATGGACCCTGCGCCCGGGTATGGCTCCAGTCGTAGAAGACGTGGTCCCCTCCTTGTGCGCCCTGTGCGTGATGAATCGGAGGTCGCGCCACCACACGCCGACATGCATTCAAGTTTTTGAAACCCGCCGTCAAGTGGGCTCTGGTGCATACCACAATGAAAATTTGCTTCAAGCCGGGGATTTGACTCGGCGGCAAGTCGCGAAGGTGTTCCGGTAGCTCGCTGTACGACTGCTCTGATCCATCGCTGAAGCGCAGACCGACGTAGTACAGACCGAGCTGCGCATTTgccagcagcagcgtgaCGATCTCCTGAGTCGTCTTCTGGCGGAAGAACTGTTCAGGCTGGATGTTCCCGTGAGCTTTCAGAACCGGTGCCAGGAGCTCGTTCGGAACATGGAACGTCACCTGAAACGAGCAAAAGACAGAAACCAAAAATCTAGAAAGCGTATCGTAATGAGGCTGCTTTCAGAGGACCTCATGTGTGCAGCCTCCGTTCAAAGGCGGAATATGGCGAGACGAAACTGCACGTCTGTTGAGCCGGAAACACGCACTTCAGTGGATTAAACAAAAGTCCAGTCCGCAGACAGACCAGACATGATATACATACAGAGCGAATAATCGCAAAACTAAATTACGCGGTCACCTTTCCGTGGATTCGTGTCTGGGGATACAGCGTTATACTACGCCACCTGCAATCGGCAAGCCAGGCGGTCAAGCTGAACCTTCGGTTCCTATCAGAGCGAACTCCTGTAAAACCTGTCTTGGAACGCATCAACAGTGTTCACCCCCAAAAACACCTTTGCAGGTCGACAGGAGACTTACATTTGGAGTGGCATACATGGGCTGCAAAAacacacgcagaagacagGAGAAACCACGTAAGAGGGCGAATCATCCCCATGACTGTGCCACAAGCCATGACTAATTTCTTTTGCGTCGTCACAAAATCTCAACGTCGACAAGATTATAATCTCCTGGTAGCACTGAACAGTGATATATACGCATGACGGCGAAAACGAAGCATCTCGAAGGAGATGCTCGCCGATAGGTCCAAGCTGCGAACACAGGTGTGGTTAAAACTGTATTTTGGAACCCTGTGAAAGATAGCACCACGTCTCCTGCCACTGCATGTACTTATGTGCGCCGGTCTCGTTGTCGAGGACAGTCTAGGTATGTGTGTGGGGAACTTCAGATTCTTACCACAATGCGGGCTGTAATCGAGGCCGGTCTCTCTTTGCCGGTGTTGAGGTTGCATCTCAGTAGAAGTTCCTCCCAGGACTGCATCTTCATCACTTCCTGTTGCGTCAGGTTGCAGGTGACCCCCGGCGCAAATTCGAATTGAAGAATCGAGGCGGGGGAGGACCCTTTTAGGAGCGGCCCGAGAAAATTTGCTGGCCTGCCTGTCCACTGACCAACGGACGGATGCTGGTCGCCGTTGGGGTCTATCAGAAACACCTGAATGCATGGCAAGGAAAACAAACGGCAGAGACATCACGCGTTGCAGACGCTCGTGCTTCCTCGTGTGAACACAGGGGGCGAACCCTGCGCCTTCATACAGGTGACTCCAATCTGATGGGCTCACCGGTCGCCATTCCTTCGCCTTGCAACTGCCACGCGCGAAGACACCAAGCATATATACTACGCGAATTTGACGTACGAGCACAAGGACGCACACACCATGGTACAGAGACCTCATCAAGTTGTTCACTGACACCCTCGGGCGTATGAAAACCATAACAAAAGCGAAGGTCTGACTCATCGCTGCCATCTGCCACAGAGGCACGCCACCCGGGTGTGCCCTCGTGCGCGCCTCAGAACTGTGTTGGTGCAGTATCTATAACTACGCGAGGGCGGCTTTCTCACCGGAAAGCTTGATTGGTTTGGGGCGTATGTCGGGGTCTCTTTCAAAAGGTACACCCCAAAGGGGGCGTCGAGCAGGGCGGGGTCCACGCCGCACGCTTGTGCGACCTGTTCTCTGCTGAGGCGCATAAATTCTTTGATGTCGATGCCTTTGCAGGCGTAGTACGGGCCGTCGCCTTTCGGGACCTGGATGTAGACTTTGTAGAGCTTCTGGTCCTCCGGGGTGAGGCCGGCGGCCATGTTGTTGAACTGCGACCGCATGTTATCTCGCTCCTTCCAGTTTGTGAAGCCAAAACCAAACTTTATGGGGGGTGTGTAGGCAGCACCGCTCTCCTGCGGATCGGGGTGGGTGACGACGTCTATGCCGGCGCGTGTGTCTTTCGGAAACGCTCCAGAAGACGGTCCAAAGAGATTCGCCCCCCAGAACCGGGGGTTCGGAGCCATGTAGTTGTAGTCCTtgcgcaggcctccgccgggCTGCGGAGCTGACTGGTGCCAGATCGGCCCTAAATCGTTCGGGCCCGGGCGCTCCACCATGTTCCAAAAGATTGGTCCTGGCAGCCCCGAGGCTGACCGCGGATCGCCAGGCAGGCGGACGTCGTACACCACAGGGTGCCCGTCAATGGTTGTCGTGACCGGTTGACCCTGAAAAACACACACCGCAAATCAGTAGGCGCAGGCGTCACTTGGGCCGTTGCCGCCCCCCtgtccccctcccccccccccccaaagGCGAACATACAGGGGTACCAACGCATGCAGGACGCCAAAGCGTGCCAAAATGCCCATATTCAAGATATCGCCACCCGCCAGCCTGCTTCTGACAATCCTGGTCGACGCCATCCGTAACGCATACTGGCTGAGATGCGTGGAGCCAGCGGGTCCGCCGCCCCGATCCTCTCGCGGTACGCCCCACGTGGCGTCGCGCAGAAATGCACTTGGCTGCATTCGCTTTGTGCTTAGAAGCCGCGAGTCTTCCGCGGGGGCTGCGTGTCGTGCCCGACTAAACTTACCCCTCGCACGGTTTGCGCCTTGTCGCTGGCAATGATTCGGATGTAGACCGTAGGGTTCCCAAGGCCAGGCAACTCTGCAAACTTGAGGTCGCACCACCGACACAGCTGCCCCCACGTCGCAGAAGCCACCTGAGCGCCCGTCTTGGAGCCGCAAGGTGCATTCATTTGCTGGGTCTTTTtcgagaaaagagagaagtgGATGTAGTActgctgcgcggaggcgccgagctTGATTCCCTCGTTTTCGGGAGTTGACAGCGGGACGGTTTTCTTCCTTCGTCCGCCCTGAAGGTCTTCCACCACTGCTGTGAGCGAGCCCTCTCGAAGCATCTGCTTTTCTGAAGACGTGGGGGCCTGTTTAACCCAGAACCTCAGTCTTCCGCCCTTCGCAATGTCCTCGTCAGAAAAGCCGAGGAGCCGGAGGATCTGCGTCATAATGGCATCTGAAGGCTCGTCGTCCCTCAGGCCCTCAATCAAGGCCTTGAGCtgctgaagctgctgcggagTCAAATCTTGCTTCTTCTTGCGATACTCGAAGGTCACTTGACCGTCAGCGGGCAGACCCCTGATGCGGAACTTCAGCTTGGGGAGAACGGATGCAGTTTTCCTCTGTTCATCGGGCGATCGAGATCGATTGTAGAGTCTAAACACCTGGAGACAGAATGAACAACTCAGCACTCCTCTCTCTCAACGAGAGAACTCACTGGCACCTTATCAGCAGCACTTTCCAATCGTTGGAAACGGTTTCGTCTCGTGAACCGGACGATGTGCAATTTGCGGCATCGACATTCCACCGCAGCTCTCCACAGCTTAACTACGTGAGAGGCACGCGAGCAGGCACTTCTCCTTGTCGTCTCTAATCACGTGTGGATGTTGGGAAGCATCGGACCGAAACAGAACTACGTAGTGAATCCTCCCGTCGTACCTGTTCCGGTGCTGTGCGGACAGAGAGCTCAACCGTGAACGGTTCATTGAGGTTTCCCAGTCCTGGGCACCTTCGGCGGATCAACTCAGGGTTGTTGAGCGCCTGGTAAATTTCGCCCAAGGTCTTCACAGTGCATCGTATGGTCTGTCCCTTTTGTGCCCCTTCGGGTCGAATCTTCAGCATGACAGGCCCGTCATCGAAGAGATCCATTTCGTGCAAATCGGAGAGCCAAGCCCCGAATACGCTGGGCCACGAGGACGGTTGCGTGACCTGCATGATTCGCAAAACACGCGCGACGCATAACGTGACGGGAGATATGTCAGTGCAGTCGCCTAAAGGCCGTATTGAGGACCGGCTGCAACTCGACGTGTTGAGTGTGAGGTGATGTTCAAGCGGTGCAGCTAGCGCAAGACGACACGTGTCTTCTCTACAGGGCGCTGGACTGCCGCCACGAATGGCAGGGAGTGTTCCCCGAGTGTGGCATAGTCTATGGGCTGGAAGCTGCCGAATGTGCATCAGCCAACTCACCGTGACCTGAACGGTCCGCATGATTCcggaggcctctgcagccttggTTTCCactgccttcttcttctcctcgaggGCTTGACCGGAGCCCTTTCTCCACTGGCGCGAGAAGGCAAAACACGAAACGAAAACTGTGCTCCCAGAGAGGCTGAGGCCGAGTGTGGGGCTGGAACCCTCGGAAGTAAGGCCACCAAGGAGGAGGTGACCGCTAAATCGTGTGAGAAGATCCATGCGAAAGCTCCACCGGAAATCTCTCGTGATAGAATCTGTTCAGTCTGGCGCACCTGGGCGCATTGTTATCACAGCAGGCCTCACCGGGAAGTAGATTTCAGACAGCTGGCTGAGATCCTCCTGAGCAAGCGCACTGAGGGAGACCGCGGTCGTCCGCCCGTCGAAAAAAACGAGTGTGACATAGTCTGTGGGCTGGAAGCCGCCCTGCTTCTGGAGCAGCTCAATGAACGCCTGGGGATTGTCGAGCAAAGGAGCCAAGCCTCTCCTGTCTGGGCCTCCGACGAGCCCGAGCATGACGACGATCACCCACTTGACGCCAGAGACCGTCGCCAGCGGGTAGCCTCCACGCCGAATGAAGAAGTGCTTCGGGATTCCGTACAGCTTCGCCAACTGCATCATCAACCCTTTTCTGTCGCCCTTGGAGAGGCGGCCGAGTGCTTCATCCGACAGCTGGCGCAACTCCACGTTCATGTCCGTGAAAAGCGCGGCACCGTCTGGCCCGATGAACACGACATCCACCAGGGTCTGCAGACCAAAGAGAACCCGCGAGAGACTCCCATGTGACCGCCGTGGTAGCCGCGCACCCACAGTACGTGCAACAAAGCGGaccgcgcaggaggagggTTCACACGCGCAACGTGTCGGCGACCGTGAAAAACGTGCGCACACAGACGAATCGCCGACGCGTCTGTAGGTGGGAAACACCCGTCCGCGCGCACGACGCGTAGAGCGTGCAACGACGATGATGAAGCGCTCCACTTCCACCTACTCCGGGGGTTCCTGGGGACGCCCACAATCCTaaagctgcagag from Besnoitia besnoiti strain Bb-Ger1 chromosome X, whole genome shotgun sequence encodes the following:
- a CDS encoding rhoptry neck protein RON8 (encoded by transcript BESB_018150), which encodes MSAATLRSPRLRCLDSIFLVFFVFGGALQLTSFDVSAAGHYDAEENPQDDKLAAFELKVEPDSSENSREFVFTAEYVHPSQLSNVDDDANQSFFEANAQGSPGKFDPTSPTEELRDVQLRVTSQGGQQGHYAEIVVFKEGEVVAGFRFSLQQKEQVTLLQQLAKLSNQRGIHFAIEWRGRGDGSGSLYIRTALHLLATGYKPSVHFDLILNQVGPGGAPQTVKFRSNVPIDDIKVPGASVGALKQLIADHADPGNIVTGAGSFTIKRLYAASGSKNAVTDEGSVMPWLLRMVGEAAPLRIRGELIRNMEFSMALPQGPANWSDILRLYSGMEDAAKRGKSAREFTQYDPGYQGSSLFLPPDGFKGAARLDDHQPDRLQRFWQQGGESGMNPGEIGHYYRTLFGRHYDTSNNPLLLLDMYGNPVYSPGGLHQFTVGPGQRDPKKLPDHLSGMVLPGIRARFEFADSHHSTEFVNPARPWDDITKGWDSLSAKHKLRINYREPGLTAVSVNGVRYGLDQDFKSRYPTLLHLLASLSHADPDFALDSVVFHFGDQLPTLFVLDDAHDRQIPWCAFEYVIPLTPRGTVNIRTLMAKGKAATESPKGCNFHEKGFRFTTVHRWGFVDSRTPLSIDWKGVLDYRGSKEECSLLGKILKDAHLSGRQIALSFHAEHKATFVPVLEKFGPDGKPTSSKGQKPVTTTVQYGEDLDGIIFDLTKPFQKKHIPTMMYPFLPSDGHGQPPRDALNSGILGPEYYHRPPKSRVTLLPEIPILNQQDTFYDGTGPHHSVPSLTIPITTGPQQYVAPLKALRNWLNAHYPGSKLPFNLSSMSDDDLQGIADFLLFRFDDGREVPLRSIFGPEVFSPNWAAANPGAYSQLLDILTKPKNMLLAKNFRIVVTGPDGRQTPFDIRLEPGDTWQKTLDIFFKTHPNVKPQDVKLVLYDDRDTPLREFDVNMDIYSSSYTEAVDQLHMKGLQITLETPAPIVSCYQEDPKHPKKCLAVDMKRIFCGRVIPAKMRSRQWNAQCNPEWIARADPQTIEDNYVMGPDDVRARSIRDLLISAKNDLKKRNPEIARTLKIPVSDAAQSAELNRKLQERSDLMMKSGKTLEELDQLRRLKMEIKLLQRQGELQWARLTGATIVTTENGKPVERHIKLDPKQFFMPDKLWKVYKALARVVPGLKFENVFNFSFEVMDEGARMQWKAQQAKAAKAAKEKMKAQRTLVDVVFIGPDGAALFTDMNVELRQLSDEALGRLSKGDRKGLMMQLAKLYGIPKHFFIRRGGYPLATVSGVKWVIVVMLGLVGGPDRRGLAPLLDNPQAFIELLQKQGGFQPTDYVTLVFFDGRTTAVSLSALAQEDLSQLSEIYFPWRKGSGQALEEKKKAVETKAAEASGIMRTVQVTVTQPSSWPSVFGAWLSDLHEMDLFDDGPVMLKIRPEGAQKGQTIRCTVKTLGEIYQALNNPELIRRRCPGLGNLNEPFTVELSVRTAPEQVFRLYNRSRSPDEQRKTASVLPKLKFRIRGLPADGQVTFEYRKKKQDLTPQQLQQLKALIEGLRDDEPSDAIMTQILRLLGFSDEDIAKGGRLRFWVKQAPTSSEKQMLREGSLTAVVEDLQGGRRKKTVPLSTPENEGIKLGASAQQYYIHFSLFSKKTQQMNAPCGSKTGAQVASATWGQLCRWCDLKFAELPGLGNPTVYIRIIASDKAQTVRGGQPVTTTIDGHPVVYDVRLPGDPRSASGLPGPIFWNMVERPGPNDLGPIWHQSAPQPGGGLRKDYNYMAPNPRFWGANLFGPSSGAFPKDTRAGIDVVTHPDPQESGAAYTPPIKFGFGFTNWKERDNMRSQFNNMAAGLTPEDQKLYKVYIQVPKGDGPYYACKGIDIKEFMRLSREQVAQACGVDPALLDAPFGVYLLKETPTYAPNQSSFPVFLIDPNGDQHPSVGQWTGRPANFLGPLLKGSSPASILQFEFAPGVTCNLTQQEVMKMQSWEELLLRCNLNTGKERPASITARIVPMYATPNVTFHVPNELLAPVLKAHGNIQPEQFFRQKTTQEIVTLLLANAQLGLYYVGLRFSDGSEQSYSELPEHLRDLPPSQIPGLKQIFIVPASGGKGFHPGVFRGGSLGDLMKSLHMSPDTSYKEFVRRVGDQLRSPEGLKIPGIPQHIGGKPAPGQSSTTDFDFAVPEGAIGPGGQSGGHAAWRPGMPGTFPDDMPMGEVEKQLHHPYMVFTTRHTPTYDIYGIASLGGPSYHEQVTRLDAHVRGLVEWMKNSVGIADPNGVIGDLVVDSIRCPAPMTAGQLLFATVGHLLHHCGVTDFQNSHSLYVMATAAPGFTAVPRGHGPNIVINGHNYGAPAAAPRDFSQLFSLPGGHGQPLAQDVEISVTPGAGQQPVRGVLPHDLFPWLQAISDKHGEPGVSVVLNFLRQLHSLANLPPGASLNIETKLIPPQNPQQLYPPGQVPQPGPWLQGMFPTGGVGAGGVYGPGGAGADVAGGAGGPPVPSAPPAYLSPTGMRLPLLRQPSVELPRNSMLRGSVGGVGGVPKTEFVIPILPSQKSMPVEQVLKFFGISPASVQNLDVQEKPETGSIMIKSGGLTFVPLKGAQFTIAMTTINPSDPRTLAQLLTSGGHSVSEVIAGAEEDKPLVLKIVIEHGAATATKVTTPVGTPKNAISALQGLSLWKLLPPLIQVPEVETIVIRVKYAKEFQEAANAAAAAKEEAAEAGARAPQSPVASGPSAPDADAAASSASRGVPSPLNAALSARPRTKSKPKATASGDAGASAAAGTSDSGASAAAAPSDSGASGAAPRSKTKRKGAAAGDAGATAAAGTSDAGTSAAAAPSDSGASAAAPRSKTKRKGAAAGDAGASAAAAPSDAGASAAAAPSDAGASAAAAPSDAGASAAAAPSDAGASAAAPRSKTKRKGAAAGDAGASAAAAPSDAGASAAAAPSDAGASAAAAPSDAGASAAAPRSKTKRKGAAAGDAGASAAAAPSDAGASAAAAPSDAGASAAAAPSDAGASAAAAPSDAGASAAAPRSKTKRKGAAAGDAGASAAAAPSDAGASAAAAPSDAGASAAAAPSDAGASAAAAPSDAGASAAQPESVVKPKISQSKGSFPPVFHPRPRAAEEIDGTPNSELSIFVDRQGESTQRYTLSSRIRGSVVGEATVNQMLDLIDGHPFHWYRIFWGQRSVDGSSCKPRFEFPYHHWLHTVMAKLPVPQRSTCLLVREIVKLRIGEGATFFSKPHFFHNPVIIIKRPGEPKQLMYEEQIDPTILDQPLTTALEQLGVTKEQIASVQQCTSDNIDAPASCSSKPLEVNPETTVPAAVATKSAFLKVAVKKSPASFLQILRGRRRLSAA